AACAGCCGCTGGTCATGGCATCATGGGTGTTAGCGATGCTGCTGTAACTGCTCAGCCAGTAGTTGCAGATCAGATGATTCGTATGGATCGTCTGCCTCAAACTGGCGAAACAGCAACTCCGTTGTATGTGTATGTGATCGGCATGATGCTCATTATGCTGGGTCTGGCTTTGCGTAAGCACACAAGCAATTCATAACATGAGAACTCCAATCCAGTTTCGTATCCTACGATAGATTCTACGAATCCTATCCCCGCTTCAAAAGAACCTTTGATAGCCAAGAGCAACTTTCCTTGCTGGAGAGTTGCTCTATTTTTTATCCGTGCCTATCAAGTAGGTTCAGACACAAAACATAGCATTCTCTATACGTTCCAATGTGTGTTCTTATATCTTCATACGTCCCTAAAAAGTTTACATAACTTTCGAAATTCGTGAAACTTTTTGTGTCCCATGCGTATTATACAAGTACGCACCTCGCATGTGCGTTCAACATTTGATCATCCAGCGCCCGGATCGCAGCTGTGGCGCGAATCCATGAAGGAGAGATGCAACATGTCAAAATGGACCCGCTTATTTTCTGCTAAACAATGGGTGCATGTATTCAAAAAACTCCCTGGATTGTTGACTTCCAGAGAACTGCCTTTAAAAGAAAAGCTGCTGTTCGTAGTGCCTGTACTTGTCTACTGGGTAATGCCGGACATGATGCCATTTATGCCTATAGATGATATTGGAGTGACCTTGCTGCTCATGAACTGGTTCGTATCGAGAGCGGAAACGAAACTGTCGACCATCGAATACAATCCGCAGCACTGAGTATGGGTTTGTCCTTGCGTAATAATGGGACCAGTTATACAATAGTACTATTGCGTCCTGTACTTATGCAGGCAAGTCGAACTCAAGGAGCTGATTCCATGAAAGTCAAAATCACGCGCAATGCAGCGAAAGTAATCAAACAAGAGATGGACAAACCGGAAAACGCAGGTCTGAAACTGCGTGTATTTGTAACTCATTCCCACGGCGACCACGTGCACTATGGTATGGACCTGGCTGAGCCGCAAAGCAATGAAGAAGTCGTATCCACCGATAAAGAAATCGATGTAGCCGTTGATCCAAACGAAGCATGGCTGGATGGCGTCAAAATCGACTACCTGTATACTGGTGAAGAGGGCTTTGTGATTACGAATCCTTCCAAAGGCGATCACGGTCACCATCATCACTAAGATGACCGGAGGGAACATCAATATCCATGGCTAACGATATTCGCGTATGTGACGAGTGCAATCACATCCGCCTGAAAAGTATTATCCCCAAGCTGGAAAAGCTGGCGCCCGACGCAGAGATCAAGATCGGCTGCAAGTCGTATTGTGGTCCATGTGGTAAGCGCGCGTTTGTATTTATTAACGGTCGTTATGTCAGCGCTCCGACGGAAGAAGAAGTGCTGGAGAAGGTCGCCAAGTTTGTGAAAAAGCCTTCTGCCAAAGCTTAAGACCAACAGTCTATTCCTAGAAGGGGGAAACTCGATACAGGATTGGACATTAATTTACATCAAAGCCCGCAAGGACGTTTATCGTCTAAGCGGGCTTTTTATGATGATAAAAGTTATAGAGGATGAAATAGCAAAAAACAGGCATCTACTGTCTCTTTGTGAGAAAGGAGATGCCTGCTATCTGTGTTCGTTTTTATTTACTGTTTGACGTACTGCTTGACTTCTCATTGTGGAATTCACGAATCAGATTATGAGTAATCACTTCATCGGAAATGTTCAACCGTTTCTGTGCTTCCTCAAATCCACTGCGTGCACGTTCTAGATTGGTCGTCTGGCGAGTTTTCAAGTCATACGCTGTTCCGTGTTCAAATACGCCATCCGCAGACGGAATATAGAACACCTTGCCATCGGTGAACGCGCCAGTGCGCAGAACGACAAGCTTATCTTCTTTTTGGTTAAACATATCGTTGCCCATCAGATAATACGGACTGGCATCGACACCGAGCAAATGCAGAATGGATGGTGTCATATCGAGTTGACCCGCTGGTGTATCATACGTACCAGCATGAGCGCCATCCGGCAGGTGAATCAGCATCGGAACCTGATTCATTAGCTGCTCCATATCGAGATCGGACAGGTCTTTGCCAAGGAACTCTTCCATTGGTGCTTTGTCCTTGAGCGAATCGTCATGATCGCCGTAGAACAGCAGAATCGTTTTATCCCATAATCCTTTGTCCTTCAATTCCTGCTCCATCTCACCGAGCGCGGCATCTACATAATGCAGCGATTGAATATAATCGCCAAATGTCGTGCCAGACAGATCGCCCATATCCAATTCCTGTACCGAAGCTGGCAGAGTGAATGGATGGTGACTGGACAAGGTGATGAGGAAGGAATAGAACGGCTGTTTGACTTCGCTCATTTTCTCTACAGATTGACGGAAAAACGATTTGTCGCCGAGAGACCAGCCTAATGGCTCATCAATGGTATAATCATTTTTGCTGAAAAATTTAGTGTAGCCCATATTTTGATACATAACCGAACGGTTCCAGAAGCTTGGCTCATACGCATGAAATACATACGAATCATATCCCTGCTTGTTCAGAATATTCGGCAGTGTGTCGTATTCATGATCGGCATAACGAGTGAACACCGAACCGGTAGGCAATGGATGCAGAGAAGCATTGGAACCCATATCCGCATCCGATGTACGCCCCTGACCCGTCTGATGATAGTACTGGCTAAAATAGATGCTATCTTTCATCAGTCGGTTAATATTGGGCGTAATTTCTTGCCCATTAAAGCTTTTGCCAACGACAAAGTTCATAAATGCTTCGCCCTGAATGGCGATTACATTGCTACCCTTGTAGGCGCCGAACAGATCGTCATCGCCCTTTTTGGAGCGGGTGTTCTGCTTGGCGGCAAACCAGTCTTTGACTTCATTGGTCTGAGCGGCGGACAACTGACTGCCGCTGCCAAAATGATCCTCTGCGTATCGATATACATCGTATCCATGAAATCCGAGTACGCCAGTTACGTTATACAGCGACATATTCCACCAGTTACCAACAAACAACCCGACCGCCCAAGTGGAAGTCGCGTATTTGATCGGTCCAAAGGTCAACAGACAACCAAGTATGAACACGCCAACTCCTTGCAGTAGACGAGTAATCACGCGGCGACTCCGACTGCTGTACCCATCCTGCATATTCGACCGTTGTGTATAGGAAATGTTACGTTTGCCGCGTGTAATCCGTCTTATGATCAAGACAATCCCGACAATAAGCAGCAGTAATACATCAGCGAATAGCAGAATATCATTGGTATGAATAAGTTCACGGATGCTGCCACCCAGCGATTCCACCTGACCCGCCTGCATCAGCACCGGAATCGTAATGAAATCCTGAAAATAACGGAAATATACAAGATCGGCGAACAATAGCACACTGAGCAGTACATCGGCAACAATCAACCCGATGATGCGTCCGCGACGCGGAAGCCATAAGGTCCAAAACGACGCTAGCATGATCGAACCGAGAGCGGTCACGACATCCAGTGTATTCATATCGATATTTTGCAAATGAAGATTGCTGTGCAAATACAAAATTTTACCCAGTATCAGGATTACAAATAACAAATAATCAATTCTGACCGGGGCGAACGGCCATAGCAGTCGCTGATACCAGCTGCGGTGCTGCGACCGAGAATGTATCTGTTCCAAAATGAAGCCCCCTTGCGTAATACATCACCTTATATGATGCCAAACATTCAATTTACAAATTTAATCTGTCCTTTACATTCCATGACTAGCGTGCAGTTTAACACGTTAACCCGCTCCAGTTCAAGTGCGTCAGTGCAAGATATAAGCCATCCTGTACCAAGGGTCTGACGCTCTCATGGGCAGGTACGTGTATGGCACAAGGGTTATTGTCCAAGCCATAGGTGTAAAAAAGGGATGGTCGCAGGCTTTACACCAGCAGCATCCCTGCATAAAATTTATATTGCCTTTACATCCTCATCATACAGCTAGAGCGCACGAGCACGCCGAATCAGAATCATGATGGTGTCTACTATCTATCATCAAGTCTGATTCGTGATCAGCGTGAACGTACGTATTGGAACCGTGATGAGAGTCTGTCAGCAATCTATATATCTATCTATACGATATGTGATCTGACTGCATACTGTACAATGTGTCTATGCCATATGCTATCTGCTTAGACCCTCATTGCTTTGAACATATGAAAAGGCTGAGAGTTTATGAAGATGGCGTTTCTTCTTGACGCTGACGTGGAGGCAATGGACCGAGATACTGAACAAATTGGCACTCGATGCGACCATTGTACAGTTTGCGGCGTTTGTCTGCTTTACGTCCGAAAAATTGTTCAAAATGACGAGTCGGCGTAATCGCGAATACAGACCAGTCCGGCAGATAAATAGACGATTTGCCCAGCTCACGGATCATCGCTTCGACTTCTTTTGTTTCGCTCAGACGCTCACCGTATGGCGGGTTCGTAACGATACAGCCGAATTTGCCCTGTGGCTGAATACGCGAAACAGGCATCACTTTAAATTCGATTTCGTTGCCTAGCCCAGCACTTTTTGCACATGCTTTGGCAATTTCAATCGCTTCTGGATCAATATCGCTACCAGTAATTTGCAGCGGAATATCGTCGTTGACTGCATCGAATGCTTCATCGCGAGCTTGTTCCCATAGCTCATCTGGAATGATGGACCAGCCTTCTGACGGGAAGCTACGACGCAGCCCGGGTGCGATATTCCAACCGATCATTGCCGCTTCAATCAGCAACGTACCGGAGCCACAGAACGGATCGTACAATGGACGATGCGGACCCCAGCGGCTGAGCAGAATGAGTGCTGCTGCCATCGTTTCTTTGAGCGGCGC
The DNA window shown above is from Paenibacillus sp. JQZ6Y-1 and carries:
- a CDS encoding HesB/IscA family protein: MKVKITRNAAKVIKQEMDKPENAGLKLRVFVTHSHGDHVHYGMDLAEPQSNEEVVSTDKEIDVAVDPNEAWLDGVKIDYLYTGEEGFVITNPSKGDHGHHHH
- a CDS encoding DUF1450 domain-containing protein translates to MANDIRVCDECNHIRLKSIIPKLEKLAPDAEIKIGCKSYCGPCGKRAFVFINGRYVSAPTEEEVLEKVAKFVKKPSAKA
- a CDS encoding THUMP domain-containing class I SAM-dependent RNA methyltransferase — encoded protein: MKSLELIATCPMGIEAVVARELKLLGYDDVRTENGRVRFSGDYIDICRCNYWLRTADRIVIKMAEFKATTFDELFEGVKAVSWADYIPADGEFPVSGRSQKSQLSSVPASQGIVKKAVVEKLKQTYETDWFPEDGALYAIDVSLYEDTALITMDTTGPSLHKRGYRKHATEAPLKETMAAALILLSRWGPHRPLYDPFCGSGTLLIEAAMIGWNIAPGLRRSFPSEGWSIIPDELWEQARDEAFDAVNDDIPLQITGSDIDPEAIEIAKACAKSAGLGNEIEFKVMPVSRIQPQGKFGCIVTNPPYGERLSETKEVEAMIRELGKSSIYLPDWSVFAITPTRHFEQFFGRKADKRRKLYNGRIECQFVQYLGPLPPRQRQEETPSS
- a CDS encoding LTA synthase family protein, with amino-acid sequence MEQIHSRSQHRSWYQRLLWPFAPVRIDYLLFVILILGKILYLHSNLHLQNIDMNTLDVVTALGSIMLASFWTLWLPRRGRIIGLIVADVLLSVLLFADLVYFRYFQDFITIPVLMQAGQVESLGGSIRELIHTNDILLFADVLLLLIVGIVLIIRRITRGKRNISYTQRSNMQDGYSSRSRRVITRLLQGVGVFILGCLLTFGPIKYATSTWAVGLFVGNWWNMSLYNVTGVLGFHGYDVYRYAEDHFGSGSQLSAAQTNEVKDWFAAKQNTRSKKGDDDLFGAYKGSNVIAIQGEAFMNFVVGKSFNGQEITPNINRLMKDSIYFSQYYHQTGQGRTSDADMGSNASLHPLPTGSVFTRYADHEYDTLPNILNKQGYDSYVFHAYEPSFWNRSVMYQNMGYTKFFSKNDYTIDEPLGWSLGDKSFFRQSVEKMSEVKQPFYSFLITLSSHHPFTLPASVQELDMGDLSGTTFGDYIQSLHYVDAALGEMEQELKDKGLWDKTILLFYGDHDDSLKDKAPMEEFLGKDLSDLDMEQLMNQVPMLIHLPDGAHAGTYDTPAGQLDMTPSILHLLGVDASPYYLMGNDMFNQKEDKLVVLRTGAFTDGKVFYIPSADGVFEHGTAYDLKTRQTTNLERARSGFEEAQKRLNISDEVITHNLIREFHNEKSSSTSNSK